Genomic segment of Streptomyces alboniger:
GCCCGCTGGGCCGCCGTCTTCGAGGAGGCAGGCTACGCGCCCCTCACCCCCGGCTGGCCCGACGACCCGCAGACCGTCGAGGAGGCCAACGCCCACCCCGAGGTCTTCGCCGGCAAGAGCGTCGGCCAGGTCGCCGACCACTTCTGCGACCTCATCGGCAAGCTCGACCGCAAGCCCGTCGTCATCGGCCACTCCTTCGGCGGGCTGATCACCCAGATCACCGCCGGACGCGGCCTGGCCCGGGCATCGGTGGCCATCGACCCGGCACCCTTCCGCGGCGTCCTGCCACTGCCCCTGTCCTCACTGCGGGCCGCGAGCGCCGTCCTCGGCAACCCGGCCAACTACCACCGGGCCGTCCCCCTGACCTACGAGCAGTTCCGCTACGCCTTCGCCAACGCCGTCAGCGGGGAAGAGGCCCGCGAGCTGTACGACACCTTCGCCGTCCCCGCCCCGGGAGAGCCCCTCTTCCAGGCCGCCGCGGCGAACGTGAACCCGTGGACCGAGGCCAAGGTCGACACCACCTCCGCCGACCGCGGACCGCTGCTGGTCATCTCCGGGGAGAAGGACCACACCGTCCCCTGGGCCATCGCCAACGCCTCCTACAAGAAGCAGGCCCACAACGAGCACGCCGTCACCGAGATCACCGAGATCCCCGGCCGCGGCCACTCCCTGACCATCGACCACGGCTGGCGCGAGGTCGCCGACACCGCCCTGGCCTTCGTCCGTCGCTTCGCCGACCCCACCTCCTAGAACACGACCGGGAGCTGCCGCCGGCGTCCGGGACCTGACCGCTCCCCGCGTCCGACCTCGAACCGGAGCACAGGCAGCACAGCCGAGCGGCGCGTCCGACAGGCCGGACCGGCCCACGACGAGCGCAGACAGGCCACGCCCGGTAGTCCGGCCAGGGAGCACCGCTCGCCAGGCAGCCCCGCCCGCAGCCGCTGACCAGATCCATACCCACGGACAGAACAAGGAGCATCACATGATCATCGCCAGACTGTGCCGACGGGGGGCCCGGCATACTGCCGGCCTCCTGGTGACATTCGCCATGTCGATCGCAATGCTGGGCGCGTCCGTACCCACCGCCCACGCCGACCCTACCCAGCCGCTCACGGTCGTCGACTGGGACATCACCGGTCTCGAGCATGGCGGCCAAGGGCACCACGACCGGTACTGGAACGTCATCGACCAGATTCACCGCATCAGCGGCCACGACTTCTACCAGGTCCTGGACGAGACCACGACGACCCCCAACCGGCTGATCCAGGTCCGGGTGAACTACGCCGGGCAGCACGCCGTATCCCTGTACTTCTGGGCCAACACCCTCTATCTCGCCGGCTTCTACCAGCCCGGTCAGTCCAACGGCACGGGCAACCGCCACTACGTGTTCCCCGACGGCTACCCCGCCGCCTTCGACAGCGTCCTGGGAGTACGGGCCTTCCACCTGCCATGGAACGGCAGCTACGCCAACCTGCCGGACGGCGGCGCCCGGGCGGAGCGACAGCTCACTCCCCAGAACCTTCAGAACGGACTGCTCACCCTGCGCAGGACACAGGAGCTGCTCGGCTCTGAAGCCGGCACCCGCACCGTCGGCTCGTACCTCGTCGACATCATCGGTGCGACCGCCGAAGCCGCCCGCTTCGGCTACATCTTCGACGTGGTGCGCCAGAACATCAGGAGCAACACGTCGACGGCGATCGGCCCCTTCGGCGTGGCCTTGGAGCAGAGCTGGAGCAACCTCTCCACCTGGGTGTACGAGAGGCTCGCCAACCCCTCCGGCCCCGGGTTCACCATCGGCTCCCAGAACTACAGCCGGTACTACCCAAGCGTGGCGGCACTGATCGCCAACCTGGGGTACATCGAACTCAACGGGTACAAACGGAGGCGCTGACGCAGCAGGCGACCAGCACTCCCAGCCTGCGCGCCACCGGCTCGCCGACCCGGCGGCGCGCGGGTACGGGACCGGTCCCGACCGCCACCGTCAGCCAGAGGACTCATCGCTCCGTGGCCTTGACGTTATGCCGGCCGACCCGACCGGGCTCTCACGGCTGACGGCGTGCAGATCCCGCCAGTCCCTGGGGGTGAGGCCGAAGGCTTGTTTGAAGGTGCGGCTGAAATGGGCGCCATTCGGGAAGCCCCACCGGTACCCGACTGAGGCGATCGGCCGGTGGCGTGCCGACGCGGACGCGAGTTCCTCACGACAGCGTTCGAGCCGCTGCGACCGGATGCACTCACCCAGGTGCACACCGTTTCGGGACAGGATCTTGTACAGCTGGCGAAGCGAGATGTGGTGGTGGGCCGCGACACGAGCCGGCGTCAGGTCGTGATCGCCGAGGTGGGTCCGGACAAAGTCCATGACCCGCAGACACAGGGTCTCGTCCGCAGCCTGGAACGCTGTGCGGTGATCACCGAGCCGAGCTGCGATGAGAGCACGCAGCAACTCGATGCTCGGCCTGCCAGCCGCCTCCAAGCCGGGGGTGGGAGACGCCGCAGACCGGGCCTGCCGGCGGGCGATCCGCCGCAGGTACGTGGCGGTGAGATCGGACAGGGGGTCCCGGTGACTGAACGGCACTGCTGTCGCAAGCTTCAACAGCCTTTCAGATAGGGCGAGTTCGGCGCGCGGGACGCGGAAGTAGTGCTGATGGATCCCGTCTCTGTTCAGGAGTGTGTAGGGGCGGGTGGTGTCGTACAGCGCTAGGTCGCCGGGACGCAGCACAGCCTCCCTGTCGTCCTGCACGACCATGCTGCTGCCGGTGACCTGCAGCCCGACGAACACGCTCGGCTCCATGTCGTCCCGGGCAAGTGCGGGAGTACGCCGGACGATGGTGGCGTTGGCGCGTACCGAGCAGACAGTCAACGGCCCGACACGGCTGATCACCCCCGAGGTGCGGATGAGCCGCGGGTCGGGCTGATGAGTGATCTCCACCCGCACGACACTGCTCCAGATCACCTCGCGAATCGCCTCAGCCCGCTCGCCAGGCGCCATGACCGTACTGTCAATCAACACCTGCTGATCACCTCCCCCGAGCACCACTCGACAAACAGGCGCCCAAGCAAAGTCAAACGGGTGGCAGCACCGGTGACAAGGCAGGACCGGACTGAACGATCTAGCGAGAATCCGGTCGAGGGTCCCGCGCTTGCGATCTCGGTCGTCAGGATGACTGGGTGTGTGCTGGTCCTTCCTGGAGACCTGTAGGTGCAGGTGGCCCCGTTGCCGCCGCCTGCTCCCGAAAGACTCAAACCATTCCGGGCGGCGCTCGGCAGCATCATGTACGCCTCGCGAACCGGTCTTCCCTGGCGCGATGTCCGGGCCGAGACCGTGGGCCGCTCCGGCGTCACGGCCTGGCGTCGGCTGCAGGGCCGGACGTACGCCTCCACCGTCTACGAATCTCATTCGAAACGATCAGTAAGGCCCGCGAGTTCACAGATGGCCAGGATGGCTATGCGGCACAACGGCGGCTCTAGCGGCAGCTGCCGGCGCACCTGCGGAACGATCCGCTGCGCTGACACACCTCATTCGGGCACTGAAGCCGAGGGAGCGGAGGGCCCCTCGGCACCTAGCACAGGATCCCCGGTTAGCGAAACCGGGGATCCTCCGCACCATTAGTGGTCCACCGCCATTCCCTGCCCATCACGTCGAAAGGCAGCGTCACGACGACAGCCCACAACTCCACACTCCGCTTGGGCCGATGCCGTAGCGGGGGATCTCTATGCCGCGGCGTAGCTGAGGCGGAGAAGGTCTCCGGCGCGCTCCAGGTCGCGCTCCGTACGCAGTTGCAGTTCCAAGTCACCCGTGCCGTGGTGGCCGAGCCCCGTTACATCCCGGGTGAAGCCGGGAACAAGGTCGACCTCGTTCGGGTCGGCCTTGAGGTAGACGAGGAGCTTGGTCTGCTGGGGCGGGCAGACGCTGGCGAAGTTCCGCAGCCGCCGGTAGGCGCGGTACTGCTTGCGCTGCACCCGGGTCACACCGTCCCCGAGTCCGACCAGGACCTCGTCGACCGCCTGGGCCAGCTCAGCCATCGCACCGTCCCGCTCCCGGACCGGCGCCCCGGCCGCTCGTCGGCGCACCCGCTTGGCCTGAGCCGAGTGACCCGTGACGGAGGCTACGGTCTCCAGGCCGAAGTGGTCGCTGCCGAAGTAGCGGTAGCGGACCAGGTCGATCGAGCGCCGGTGCTCTCGTACGGCGTGCGCGTCGTAGCGGGTGAAGTCGCTGGCAACGCAGATCAGCCGGGGTGCGCTCCACAGGATCTGGGACGCGGCCGTCACCCCGAGCCGGTCGCGGACCAGGTTCCGGAAGGCGTCCTTGTGGTTCGTCAGCCAGGCCATGTAGTAGAGGCCCTGATTGATCACGCCGGCGTTGGTGCCGCGCTTGTACTCGACGATCACGGGCGCGCCGTTCTCATCGAGACCCAGCGAGTCGATCCGCCCGCCGTCGACACAGTCGATGACGAACTCGCTCGCCAGGAAGGTGACGCCCAGCATCGTCTCCATGTGGGCCTCGACGAGGTCCTGCACATCCGCCTCGACCGCAGCCAGCCGCGGCGTGACCTCGGTCATGCCGCTATTTGTCGTGTGGAACAGCTTCAGGCCCGACACCTTCCCCTCCTCGGCTCGGAGATCACCAACGCCGATAGGGTGCAGGTTGTTTCCGCGAGAGGCTTCGGAGCCGTGAAGATAGTGTGAGACCCTACATACGGCCTGGCTGGAGGCAGCTCGCGTCCCCCAGCCACCAGGGATCTACGATTCCCCCATGTGTCCCCCGCGCCCTGGGGGACAGGGCCAGGAAGCTGCGTTTTCGCAGGTCAGCCCCTGTAGCTCAGCGGATAGAGCACGTGCCTTCTAAGCGCTTGGCCGCAGGTTCGAGTCCTGCCTGGGGCGCCACTGACGTCACGTCAGGTCGGCCGCGTTTTGCCTGATTTGCCCCGACTCGAGAGGCGGATCATCCACCACCCTTCTCTCAGGAGTACCTCATCCGCCACCCTCTCCATCGCTTCCCTTGACGGAGCCGGTGCCGGTGTACGCAGCCGACCCCGGCGACCATGAGGCCCTGCTGGACACGTTCCTGGAAGAGCAGGGCGAGTGGCAGAAGTACCGCACCTGGGAAGACTCCACGACCATCGCGAACCACGAGTCCCTGACGCTGCGCGCGATCTTCGACCACGACGCCGAAAACCGCGAGACCAAGTGGACCTTCGCCGCGTACGAGACGCCGGTCAGTGACCGCCTCTGGCACGGCACGGGCACCGCCTCCACACCGACCGCGGTCGTAAGCGCACTGCCGACGCGATAGCCGCCGAAAACGCATGGAGCAGCCCCCCCCTTCCCCCGCCATCACTGAGGCGACGGAGCCGCTCGCCGACGCGGAGTGGAAGCACACCATCGACGGGCGCTACCTCACCTGGGAAGCCCACGGCCCTCAGGAAGGCGGCGTACAGTTCGACGCCTTCGCCTCCCAGAGGCCCAACAGCCCCCTCCCGACCTGGACCATCTGGGGCGGCCACACCGCCCACCAACCGGCCTGGGCACTCCAACTCTCCGCAAACACCCCCGCGGACCTGGTGCAGTACATCACCTTCGAAATGGCCGAGGGCTCAGCCCGCCGCCTCATACATCCAGCAGCTGACGGCCTGGCGCTCCGCACCACGCTAGTCCCGGCTCCGGTGGCCAAAGCGACCCCGGACACTCGCCTTCCCGGCCACGGCCGATGAAGCCCGACCCTGCACAGGACTCCGCCTCCCCGCCAATCCGGCGCGGTGAGGACGGACGCGTCCTCCAGCACTTCGGTTGCATGCGGCTACCCGTTGCGACCCCTCGTGGGGTCGATGAGGACTGGTCGTCGTCGCTGTCCGGGCGCCCGCGCTCATTCCCGGTTGTGACCCCTCGTAGAGTCGATGAGAACGATCTGTCCACCCGCCTGCGGATTCCCGGTGCTCACATTGTGACCCCTCGTAGGGGCGATGAAGACTCCGGAAGACTGCGCACCCGCCGGTACGGCCAGGTGTTGTGACCCCTCGTAGGATCGATGAGGACCGCCGCCACCGGAGTCGCCTTCTACCGCATCCGCCGGTTGCGTCCCCTCTTAGGGGCGATGAGGACTCTTCGCGGCCGTCGCGCTCCAGGCCGCCGACATGATGTTGTGACCCCTCGTAGGGGAGATGAGGACCCGCCGGGGTGCGCAGGCCGCGCAGCTCAGCCATCAGGTTGTGACCCCTCGCAGGGTCGATGAGGACCTGGCCCGCGCGGCCGCCGCCCTGTGGCCGACGTTGTTGTGACCCCTCGTAGGGCCGATGAAGACACGCCTTCCGCGAAGTCGGGATCAAGGTGGTCACGCTGTTGTGACCCCTCGTAGGGCCGATGAGGACTGGCCGTCGCCGCCCTCGGGTTCGCCCTTTCGTAGTTGTGACCCCTCGTAGGGGCGATGAGGACGCGAGGAATTCGAGGCGCACCTCGGCGAGCTCGACCTGTTGAGACCCCTCGAAGGGTCGATGAGGACAGCCAGGGCCGGGCCGTCTCTCCCCGGGACTACGCGTTGTGACCCCTCGAAGGGGCGATGACTGGCATGAAGATTTCAAGATCGCGAGCGCTCCCAGGGCCTACCTGGAGCGGCTAGCGGCAGACCGTACCCCACTCCTTTGGGAACTCACACATACGCGACCGCTACCGACCACTTATGCCTGCATTTGGCCACCTCCACTGCCGTTGTCAGTGGCCGCTGATAGACCTTCAACTTCGGGCCACGGCCGATGAGTTGGCTGTGATAGGCATGCCGGTATCTCGATTTCCGCAGAGAGATTTCACGTACCGAAATTGGCATCCCTTTGCGGACACACACGTGTCCGCTGACCAGCAGGAAGGGGGGAATATGCGTCTCCGCGTCCACGTCAGCACAAGGGCACGGGAGATCCCGTGG
This window contains:
- a CDS encoding alpha/beta hydrolase, which encodes MSSLEPTAAYARDLTRIETANSSGRIPVVFIHGLWLLPTSWARWAAVFEEAGYAPLTPGWPDDPQTVEEANAHPEVFAGKSVGQVADHFCDLIGKLDRKPVVIGHSFGGLITQITAGRGLARASVAIDPAPFRGVLPLPLSSLRAASAVLGNPANYHRAVPLTYEQFRYAFANAVSGEEARELYDTFAVPAPGEPLFQAAAANVNPWTEAKVDTTSADRGPLLVISGEKDHTVPWAIANASYKKQAHNEHAVTEITEIPGRGHSLTIDHGWREVADTALAFVRRFADPTS
- a CDS encoding ribosome-inactivating family protein, translating into MSIAMLGASVPTAHADPTQPLTVVDWDITGLEHGGQGHHDRYWNVIDQIHRISGHDFYQVLDETTTTPNRLIQVRVNYAGQHAVSLYFWANTLYLAGFYQPGQSNGTGNRHYVFPDGYPAAFDSVLGVRAFHLPWNGSYANLPDGGARAERQLTPQNLQNGLLTLRRTQELLGSEAGTRTVGSYLVDIIGATAEAARFGYIFDVVRQNIRSNTSTAIGPFGVALEQSWSNLSTWVYERLANPSGPGFTIGSQNYSRYYPSVAALIANLGYIELNGYKRRR
- a CDS encoding helix-turn-helix domain-containing protein — its product is MLIDSTVMAPGERAEAIREVIWSSVVRVEITHQPDPRLIRTSGVISRVGPLTVCSVRANATIVRRTPALARDDMEPSVFVGLQVTGSSMVVQDDREAVLRPGDLALYDTTRPYTLLNRDGIHQHYFRVPRAELALSERLLKLATAVPFSHRDPLSDLTATYLRRIARRQARSAASPTPGLEAAGRPSIELLRALIAARLGDHRTAFQAADETLCLRVMDFVRTHLGDHDLTPARVAAHHHISLRQLYKILSRNGVHLGECIRSQRLERCREELASASARHRPIASVGYRWGFPNGAHFSRTFKQAFGLTPRDWRDLHAVSRESPVGSAGITSRPRSDESSG
- a CDS encoding DUF5655 domain-containing protein, whose protein sequence is MSGLKLFHTTNSGMTEVTPRLAAVEADVQDLVEAHMETMLGVTFLASEFVIDCVDGGRIDSLGLDENGAPVIVEYKRGTNAGVINQGLYYMAWLTNHKDAFRNLVRDRLGVTAASQILWSAPRLICVASDFTRYDAHAVREHRRSIDLVRYRYFGSDHFGLETVASVTGHSAQAKRVRRRAAGAPVRERDGAMAELAQAVDEVLVGLGDGVTRVQRKQYRAYRRLRNFASVCPPQQTKLLVYLKADPNEVDLVPGFTRDVTGLGHHGTGDLELQLRTERDLERAGDLLRLSYAAA
- a CDS encoding DUF317 domain-containing protein, which produces MYAADPGDHEALLDTFLEEQGEWQKYRTWEDSTTIANHESLTLRAIFDHDAENRETKWTFAAYETPVSDRLWHGTGTASTPTAVVSALPTR
- a CDS encoding DUF317 domain-containing protein encodes the protein MEQPPPSPAITEATEPLADAEWKHTIDGRYLTWEAHGPQEGGVQFDAFASQRPNSPLPTWTIWGGHTAHQPAWALQLSANTPADLVQYITFEMAEGSARRLIHPAADGLALRTTLVPAPVAKATPDTRLPGHGR